One Cupriavidus pauculus genomic window, GTCAACGTGTCGCTCGTGCGCGCCAAGGCGAGCGGTTACTACATCAACTCGATCCTGGCCAACCAGGAAGCGACGGGCCTCGGCTACGATGAAGCCCTGCTGCTCGACACCGACGGCTATGTCAGCGAAGGCTCGGGCGAGAACGTGTTCATCGTGCGCAACGGCGTGATCTACACGCCGGACCTGGCCTCGTGCCTGGACGGCATCACGCGCGACGCCACGCTGACGATCGCGCGCGACCTCGGCATCGAGGTGCGCGAAAAGCGCATCACGCGCGACGAGATGTACTGCGCCGACGAAGCGTTCTTCACGGGCACGGCCGCCGAAGTCACGCCGATCCGCGAACTCGATGACCGCGTCATCGGCGAAGGCCGCCGCGGCCCGGTCACGCAGCGCATCCAGGAAGCGTTCTTCGCCGCCGTCGGCGGCACCGATGAAAAGTACAAGAAGTGGCTGACGCTGGTCTGAGACCCGCGCGCCGCCCCGATTGCTAACACCCCTGCAACTGGCAACACCATGACCCAAACCGCCACCGTCGTCGAAATCGGCGCGGAAGACATTCCGCTGCACTGCCCCACCGGCAATACGCCCGCCTGGAACTACCACCCGCGTGTGTTCCTCGATGTG contains:
- a CDS encoding branched-chain amino acid transaminase gives rise to the protein MSMADRDGKIWMDGKLIEWRDAKIHVLTHTLHYGMGVFEGVRAYKTPEGTAIFRLKEHTRRLFNSAKIFQMEMPFDQPTLEAAQREVVRANNLESCYIRPLVWIGSEKLGVSARGNTIHVAIAAWPWGAYLGEEGMERGIRVKTSSFTRHHVNVSLVRAKASGYYINSILANQEATGLGYDEALLLDTDGYVSEGSGENVFIVRNGVIYTPDLASCLDGITRDATLTIARDLGIEVREKRITRDEMYCADEAFFTGTAAEVTPIRELDDRVIGEGRRGPVTQRIQEAFFAAVGGTDEKYKKWLTLV
- a CDS encoding zinc-finger domain-containing protein is translated as MTQTATVVEIGAEDIPLHCPTGNTPAWNYHPRVFLDVADTGEVKCPYCGTVYKLKPGTVLKGHH